A part of Paenarthrobacter sp. A20 genomic DNA contains:
- a CDS encoding PQQ-binding-like beta-propeller repeat protein: MEKSNISRRAVLQVGGAASLAAAIGMAAGQPASASAFLASKPKATEILDLGPAVVQFSLMSGLLVGDVLYIGSRNLEPVRIIAFHVPTGKVIGQTELTNGHSIQTLAADASGRYLYAGVLQKSTGTQPNLFRWDLNSLGTKAAAIGYIGDRDVRDLSVAPNGRLYIVGGGSPTAPALWEFDPATNQITSLGIPDAGATLARAVAATDSTIFFGAGSTLNGGSGASRACLFAYDRAAKTFTNVTPAEMLKDPSIRDLGIVGDKLMVSSAGSLENSKIAAVNLSNPKTYVQALSEGKTAKNFAAIGDKVYFANETGLVAYSLSANAISAVPYQGPSLGEIWGVDALGGKLLVTSGYGFVAEIDPATGTTRTTDLGEAGAPSDPQSVMGIAAGAGYVYVGGNGVIARRSLRTGDVANMLAPGEAKDAIVVNGALYTGQYSGQGIWSYDPRNGKPITQVAEFPKEQNRPLDVCWDERNKLVLVAAQADTEGGGSLWTYDPRTGKKGFFLNPIDNVQLLRAVASRDGVAYLGGGNPGLDGAGTVVAFNPVAGKELWRLDAGEGAGIAALAVQGKYLYGVTRKGGLFVMDLPKRKIVHRSDISAVSSGFAALVTNRGAVYGVSNTHVFRFDPKTFEVATVVTDIDGAWYSGAHINNDEDGYLYTMRGRNLVRIDDHPRR, from the coding sequence ATGGAGAAATCGAACATCAGCAGGCGGGCAGTCCTACAGGTCGGCGGTGCTGCGTCCCTCGCCGCCGCCATCGGCATGGCAGCCGGCCAACCGGCGTCGGCGTCCGCCTTCCTTGCGTCCAAGCCGAAGGCGACGGAAATCCTGGACCTGGGTCCCGCCGTCGTGCAGTTCTCGCTGATGAGCGGGCTGCTGGTGGGCGACGTTCTTTACATCGGTTCCCGCAACCTGGAGCCGGTCCGGATCATCGCCTTCCATGTCCCCACCGGAAAGGTCATCGGCCAGACCGAGCTCACCAACGGGCACTCCATCCAGACCCTGGCTGCTGACGCCTCGGGCCGTTACCTCTACGCCGGTGTTCTGCAGAAGTCGACCGGCACGCAGCCGAACCTCTTCCGCTGGGACCTCAACAGCCTTGGCACCAAGGCCGCGGCGATTGGCTACATCGGCGACCGGGATGTCCGTGACCTCAGCGTGGCGCCCAACGGACGCCTCTATATTGTCGGTGGCGGAAGCCCCACGGCGCCGGCGCTGTGGGAGTTCGACCCCGCAACCAATCAGATCACCAGCCTCGGCATCCCCGATGCCGGCGCCACTCTTGCCCGTGCCGTGGCCGCTACCGACTCCACGATCTTCTTCGGTGCCGGCAGCACGCTCAATGGTGGCAGCGGCGCCAGCCGGGCCTGTTTGTTTGCTTACGACCGCGCTGCCAAGACCTTCACCAACGTCACTCCGGCTGAAATGCTGAAGGATCCCAGCATCCGCGACCTTGGCATCGTGGGAGACAAACTGATGGTGAGCTCCGCCGGTTCACTGGAGAACTCCAAGATTGCCGCTGTGAACCTCAGCAACCCGAAGACGTATGTGCAGGCCCTGTCCGAGGGGAAGACTGCCAAGAACTTTGCGGCCATCGGGGATAAGGTCTACTTCGCCAACGAGACCGGGCTGGTGGCCTACAGCTTGTCCGCCAACGCAATATCGGCTGTGCCGTACCAAGGGCCTTCGTTGGGTGAAATCTGGGGCGTCGACGCCTTGGGCGGCAAGCTGCTGGTCACCTCGGGCTACGGCTTCGTCGCTGAAATTGACCCGGCAACCGGAACCACCAGAACTACCGACCTCGGCGAAGCCGGCGCACCCTCTGATCCGCAATCGGTGATGGGAATTGCTGCCGGAGCAGGCTACGTCTATGTGGGAGGCAACGGCGTCATTGCGCGCCGCTCGCTCCGGACAGGGGACGTTGCCAATATGCTCGCCCCTGGTGAAGCGAAAGATGCGATCGTGGTCAACGGTGCCCTGTATACAGGGCAGTACAGTGGCCAGGGCATTTGGAGCTACGACCCCCGGAATGGGAAGCCGATCACGCAGGTGGCGGAATTCCCCAAGGAACAGAACCGACCCCTGGACGTCTGCTGGGACGAGCGCAACAAACTGGTCCTCGTGGCGGCGCAGGCGGACACCGAGGGCGGTGGTTCGCTGTGGACTTATGACCCGCGCACCGGTAAGAAGGGCTTCTTCCTGAATCCGATCGACAACGTGCAGTTGCTCCGGGCGGTGGCATCCCGCGACGGCGTGGCCTATTTGGGGGGCGGCAATCCAGGTCTCGATGGCGCAGGAACCGTGGTGGCATTCAACCCTGTGGCAGGGAAGGAATTGTGGCGACTGGATGCCGGGGAAGGGGCAGGCATCGCGGCCCTCGCCGTACAGGGTAAGTACCTCTACGGTGTGACGCGCAAGGGCGGTCTTTTTGTCATGGACCTCCCCAAACGCAAGATTGTGCACCGCTCGGACATCAGCGCCGTGAGTTCCGGCTTCGCCGCCTTGGTGACAAACCGCGGTGCTGTCTACGGCGTCTCGAATACGCACGTCTTCCGCTTCGATCCCAAGACCTTCGAGGTAGCCACCGTGGTAACTGATATCGACGGCGCCTGGTACAGCGGCGCACATATCAACAACGATGAGGACGGTTACCTTTATACGATGCGGGGCCGGAACCTCGTGCGGATCGACGACCACCCCCGGCGGTAG
- a CDS encoding sugar ABC transporter substrate-binding protein has translation MKRRHLFTGVAGLAASTLLLAACGTGPSTSSAPTPTEDPSGSITFWSSLAGMDKVADAFNASQDKIKVSFETIPNGANGGYAKLSTAITAGNGPDVATIEYPQLPQFVSNSQVIPLDGLINKAETVDKLTDETKALVQFGEKTYALPYDAAPMLMWYRKDMLDKAGVEVPKTWDEFEEAGKKLKAVAPDSYLASFNPNEVAASAGLAWQAGAKWFGTEGDSWKVGVNDEATQKVASYWQKLIDQKIVKVTQAYSDEWSLDLANSTVVGVVGANWSATGIQKRTEASGQKGQWIAAELPNWGNESGAFYGGSSFNVTKSSKNPAAAAKFVEFLTTNQEAIKARGNTGSAFLAFPGLTPVAQQAYDASYFGNDIYSVFTKAYGTITPGWQWGPNWDITNTALKDAYGKLTTGGTIHDAVDTAQEATVASLKQNGLSVTE, from the coding sequence ATGAAGCGTCGTCACCTATTTACAGGGGTGGCCGGCCTGGCCGCCAGCACCCTGCTGCTCGCAGCCTGCGGCACGGGCCCCAGCACTTCCTCTGCTCCCACGCCCACGGAAGATCCGTCAGGATCCATCACCTTCTGGTCCTCCTTGGCAGGCATGGACAAAGTGGCTGACGCGTTCAACGCCAGCCAGGACAAGATCAAGGTCAGCTTCGAAACCATCCCCAACGGCGCCAACGGCGGCTACGCCAAACTTTCCACCGCCATCACGGCAGGTAACGGCCCGGACGTCGCCACCATCGAATACCCGCAGTTGCCGCAGTTCGTCAGCAACAGCCAGGTCATCCCGCTCGATGGCCTGATCAACAAGGCCGAAACAGTGGACAAACTCACGGACGAAACCAAGGCTTTGGTCCAGTTCGGTGAGAAGACCTACGCACTTCCGTACGACGCGGCCCCCATGCTCATGTGGTACCGCAAAGACATGCTGGACAAGGCCGGCGTCGAGGTCCCTAAAACCTGGGACGAATTCGAAGAGGCAGGCAAAAAACTCAAGGCCGTAGCGCCAGACTCCTACCTGGCCAGCTTCAACCCCAACGAGGTAGCGGCGAGCGCCGGTCTGGCCTGGCAGGCAGGTGCCAAGTGGTTCGGCACCGAAGGCGACAGCTGGAAGGTGGGAGTCAACGACGAAGCTACGCAGAAGGTGGCCAGCTACTGGCAGAAGCTGATCGACCAGAAGATCGTCAAGGTCACCCAGGCTTACAGCGACGAGTGGAGCCTGGACCTCGCCAATAGCACTGTTGTTGGCGTGGTTGGCGCAAACTGGAGCGCCACGGGTATCCAGAAGCGCACTGAAGCCAGCGGACAGAAGGGCCAGTGGATCGCTGCCGAACTGCCCAACTGGGGCAACGAATCGGGCGCTTTCTATGGCGGCTCCAGCTTCAACGTGACCAAGAGCAGCAAGAACCCGGCAGCGGCCGCCAAGTTCGTCGAGTTCCTCACTACCAACCAGGAAGCCATCAAAGCCCGCGGCAACACCGGCTCCGCGTTCCTTGCCTTCCCGGGCCTGACGCCGGTAGCACAGCAGGCCTACGACGCCAGCTACTTCGGCAACGACATCTACTCGGTCTTCACCAAGGCCTACGGCACCATCACCCCGGGCTGGCAGTGGGGACCCAACTGGGACATCACCAACACAGCCCTCAAGGACGCCTACGGCAAGCTGACCACCGGCGGCACCATTCATGACGCCGTCGATACCGCCCAGGAGGCCACCGTGGCCAGCCTGAAGCAAAACGGCCTCTCCGTCACGGAATAG
- a CDS encoding carbohydrate ABC transporter permease, which yields MATQALTTTVRRRGRALAGTGGRTAALFLVPFFAVFAIAMIAPVIYSLVLSFHSQQKSGLGFGEAKTVFVGVENYVQVFQSETFMEGIARLGLYCLIYIPCMVGGAVVFALLLDATVAKARKLFQLLVFLPHAVPGVIAALIWAYLYTPGISPLVQALQGGGIQINFLDAHMVLPSIVNIGVWEWTGYNVIILFTALQAVPREILEAARVDGAGEIRAAISIKFPLILPALSVIMLFTIIGTLQLFTEPNIISKATASVTSTWVPNLWAYDAAFIRHNLNQAAAASIIIAGLAAILSLAVTRLSSRMNKS from the coding sequence ATGGCCACCCAGGCCCTCACCACCACAGTGCGCCGCCGAGGCCGCGCACTGGCGGGAACCGGCGGACGGACTGCCGCATTGTTCCTGGTCCCCTTCTTCGCGGTCTTCGCGATCGCCATGATCGCACCGGTGATCTACTCACTGGTGCTGAGTTTCCACTCGCAGCAGAAGTCCGGGCTGGGCTTCGGTGAAGCCAAGACGGTCTTCGTTGGAGTCGAGAACTACGTTCAGGTCTTCCAGTCCGAAACGTTCATGGAAGGCATCGCCCGCCTTGGCCTGTACTGCCTGATCTACATTCCCTGCATGGTGGGCGGTGCCGTGGTCTTCGCCCTCCTCCTGGACGCTACGGTGGCCAAAGCACGCAAACTTTTCCAGCTTCTTGTCTTTCTTCCCCACGCGGTTCCGGGCGTCATCGCCGCCCTCATTTGGGCCTACCTTTACACCCCTGGGATCAGCCCGCTGGTCCAAGCACTCCAGGGCGGCGGGATCCAGATCAACTTCCTGGACGCACACATGGTGCTCCCGTCCATCGTGAACATCGGCGTCTGGGAATGGACCGGCTACAACGTGATCATCCTGTTCACCGCTTTGCAGGCCGTTCCCCGGGAAATCCTGGAAGCCGCCCGCGTGGATGGGGCCGGCGAAATCCGGGCAGCTATCAGCATCAAGTTCCCGCTGATCCTGCCGGCGCTGAGCGTCATCATGCTCTTCACCATCATTGGCACCCTGCAGCTGTTCACGGAGCCGAACATCATTTCCAAGGCCACCGCCTCCGTGACCAGTACGTGGGTTCCCAACCTGTGGGCCTATGACGCAGCCTTCATCCGCCACAACCTCAACCAGGCCGCGGCGGCCTCCATCATCATCGCCGGGCTGGCCGCAATCCTGTCCCTGGCCGTCACCCGCCTTAGCTCCAGGATGAACAAATCATGA
- a CDS encoding carbohydrate ABC transporter permease: protein MSSSTLSRPHTAPPKPASRRPGSRSNRGSSNRGGGFASKFTVNGLLIIGSAYMVVPVLWLVFASTKNAADLYGTSAYALGNFSLFENIANVAKQDGGLFFRWLGNSVMYAGVGAVFGSLISVMAGYAFDKFQFRWKDSLFGFVLVGVLIPNTATVLPMYLLASLVGMTNTIWAILIPVLCNPFGVYLARVYSASYVPAETLEAARMDGAGPIRSFFSLGLPMMMPGYITIALFQFVGVWNNFMLPLVMLQDQQLLPVSVGISIWQGYSVPQPEFTPMVITGSLLSIIPLLLAFIMLQRFWKSGLTAGSVK, encoded by the coding sequence ATGAGCTCCTCAACACTCTCCCGTCCCCACACGGCCCCGCCGAAACCAGCGAGCCGCCGCCCCGGATCCCGTTCCAACCGTGGCAGTTCCAACCGCGGAGGCGGTTTCGCCAGCAAGTTCACCGTCAACGGACTCCTGATCATCGGTTCGGCCTACATGGTGGTCCCGGTCCTGTGGCTGGTGTTCGCCTCCACCAAGAACGCTGCAGACCTGTACGGCACCAGCGCCTATGCCTTGGGCAACTTCTCCTTGTTCGAGAACATCGCCAACGTGGCCAAGCAGGACGGCGGGCTGTTCTTCCGTTGGCTGGGCAACTCAGTGATGTACGCCGGCGTTGGTGCCGTGTTCGGCAGCCTGATTTCGGTCATGGCCGGGTACGCGTTCGACAAGTTCCAGTTCCGGTGGAAGGACTCACTGTTCGGCTTCGTCCTGGTGGGCGTGCTGATTCCGAACACCGCCACTGTGCTGCCCATGTACCTGTTGGCTTCCTTGGTGGGCATGACCAACACCATTTGGGCCATCCTCATCCCGGTGCTCTGCAACCCCTTCGGCGTGTACCTGGCCAGGGTCTATTCCGCCAGCTACGTCCCGGCAGAGACACTCGAGGCTGCCCGCATGGACGGTGCCGGGCCCATCCGGTCCTTCTTCTCCCTGGGGCTACCCATGATGATGCCCGGCTACATCACCATCGCCTTGTTCCAGTTCGTGGGTGTCTGGAACAACTTCATGCTTCCGCTGGTAATGCTCCAGGACCAGCAACTGCTGCCGGTCAGTGTCGGCATCTCCATCTGGCAGGGCTATTCAGTTCCGCAGCCTGAGTTCACGCCCATGGTCATCACCGGCTCATTGCTCTCGATCATCCCGTTGCTGCTGGCCTTCATCATGCTGCAGCGGTTCTGGAAGTCCGGCCTCACCGCAGGGAGCGTCAAGTGA
- a CDS encoding hydroxyacid dehydrogenase, translating into MTTTPLNVALAMGPGVVSRVFPQRRLETMPSGLRLLSPEPMEDFTSPRSVELLAETDILITGWNCPKLDAAALAAAPRLTHVLHAGGTVKHHVGEECWDRGIEISTAADANSIPVAEYTVAMILLANKRVLQIARKLHSEKTEIEPDNVFPDMGNFGKRVGIIGASRIGKHVIRLLKSYDVEVVVSDPFLDQPAAAALGVELLSLEELVASCDVVSLHAPSLPSTYNLIHQGLVASFKPGATFINTARGELVDQDALLRRIEEGDLYAVLDVTTPWVLPADSGFYTHPNVLLTPHLAGSLGMELERMAVSTIEEAARISRGEPLLHRLQAKDLAFTA; encoded by the coding sequence GTGACCACAACCCCACTGAACGTCGCACTCGCCATGGGTCCCGGCGTCGTATCCCGGGTCTTTCCCCAACGCAGGTTGGAGACCATGCCCTCCGGCCTGCGGCTGCTCAGCCCGGAGCCCATGGAGGACTTCACCTCCCCACGTTCAGTGGAACTCCTGGCGGAGACGGACATCCTCATCACGGGGTGGAACTGCCCGAAGCTCGACGCAGCCGCCCTGGCTGCGGCCCCGCGCCTGACCCATGTCCTTCACGCTGGCGGCACGGTCAAGCATCATGTGGGCGAGGAGTGCTGGGACAGGGGCATCGAAATCAGCACGGCAGCCGATGCCAATTCAATCCCCGTAGCCGAATACACGGTGGCCATGATCCTGCTGGCCAACAAAAGGGTCCTGCAGATCGCCCGGAAGCTGCACTCGGAGAAGACCGAAATTGAGCCAGACAACGTGTTCCCGGACATGGGCAACTTCGGCAAACGCGTGGGCATCATCGGAGCATCCAGGATCGGCAAGCACGTCATCCGCCTCCTGAAGTCCTACGACGTCGAGGTCGTCGTCTCCGACCCCTTCCTGGACCAGCCAGCGGCAGCCGCGCTCGGCGTCGAACTTCTCAGCCTTGAGGAACTGGTGGCCAGTTGCGACGTCGTCAGCCTCCACGCGCCGTCGCTCCCGTCCACCTACAACCTGATCCACCAAGGGCTGGTGGCCAGCTTCAAGCCGGGGGCTACTTTCATCAATACCGCCCGCGGTGAACTGGTGGACCAGGACGCCCTGCTCCGACGCATCGAAGAAGGCGACCTGTACGCGGTCCTGGACGTCACCACACCCTGGGTGCTCCCGGCCGATTCAGGCTTCTACACGCATCCCAACGTGCTGCTCACACCGCACTTGGCGGGCTCACTGGGCATGGAACTTGAGCGGATGGCGGTCAGCACCATTGAGGAAGCCGCGCGGATCTCACGGGGCGAACCACTCCTCCACAGGCTCCAAGCGAAGGACCTCGCCTTCACGGCATGA
- a CDS encoding HAD-IC family P-type ATPase: protein MPENEKDHSGAAVRFVGSSVQGLSSAEVAERVAAGQTNAFVQDTSRSVWSIVRANVLTLFNGIILACFIVLFAIGRWQDALFGFSAIANAVIGSVQEYRAKRALDRLALLNAPHARVMRDGSEAEIDLDAVVLDDTLVLRAGDQVPADGLVSASRGLQVDESMLTGESDAVEKADGDRVLSGSVVVAGEGTAVVDRVGADSFANSLAAEAKRFSLVASELRSSIDRVLKWVTWFVGPVALLVLNAQMIAQGGWAEASASGAWRDAATATIASVVAMVPLGLVLMTSITFAVGAVKLARQQVLVQELPAVEGLARVDIICLDKTGTLTQGDIVFDAAHPLSAREGWESVLSWYGVQKDANATARSLAGHFTEPSGAPLDRVPFSSARKWSAVIFDDGMWILGGPEMVFPARNSADPVLQQLAIQAAELATTGRRTLVLAHGTPTDDETVPADAVPVVLLTFKENIRPDAAETLTYFAAQDVDVRIISGDNPQTVAAIAREVGLDAPHGFDARELPDDDQEFLEVINNNVVFGRVTPDQKKRIVVALKAAGHTVAMTGDGVNDALAIKEADIGVAMNSGAAATKAVARLVLLDGKFSHLPSVVAEGRQVIANIERVSMLFLTKTAYATFLAISFGILLLPFPFLPRQLSVTDGLTIGIPAFFLALLPNAQRYIPGFLRRSLTFAVPAGVSVTLGLASYARLAANLQIPEAEIRTGSTLILAIIGIWILVVLSRPVTRFKGLVIGAMMIGLVLVYSVPIARDFLQFTDPTLPTALLVLGTSAACIALIEIVRFVHRRVAYRDAQEALHQRVSNQRVPK, encoded by the coding sequence GTGCCGGAAAACGAGAAGGATCATTCAGGGGCCGCGGTCCGTTTCGTCGGGTCATCGGTGCAGGGATTGAGCTCCGCCGAGGTAGCCGAAAGGGTGGCCGCGGGACAAACCAACGCGTTTGTCCAGGACACCAGCCGCAGCGTGTGGAGCATTGTCCGCGCCAACGTGCTCACGTTGTTCAACGGCATCATCCTGGCCTGCTTCATCGTCCTTTTTGCGATCGGCCGCTGGCAGGATGCCCTGTTCGGCTTCAGCGCCATCGCCAACGCGGTGATCGGCAGCGTCCAGGAGTACCGGGCCAAACGTGCCCTGGACCGCCTCGCCCTCCTGAACGCCCCGCACGCCAGGGTGATGCGCGACGGTTCCGAGGCCGAAATCGACCTGGACGCCGTGGTGCTGGACGACACCCTTGTCCTGCGGGCCGGTGACCAGGTGCCCGCCGACGGACTGGTGTCCGCATCCCGCGGCCTCCAAGTGGACGAGTCCATGCTCACCGGCGAATCCGATGCCGTGGAAAAGGCCGACGGCGACCGCGTCCTGTCCGGGTCCGTGGTGGTCGCAGGAGAAGGCACCGCAGTAGTGGACCGGGTGGGCGCGGATTCCTTCGCCAATTCACTCGCGGCCGAGGCCAAGCGGTTCTCGCTGGTGGCCTCGGAACTCCGGTCCTCGATCGACCGCGTTCTCAAGTGGGTCACCTGGTTCGTGGGTCCCGTGGCTTTGTTGGTCCTGAACGCGCAGATGATTGCGCAGGGCGGGTGGGCCGAGGCCTCCGCAAGCGGCGCCTGGCGGGACGCAGCGACGGCGACCATCGCCTCCGTCGTCGCCATGGTCCCCCTCGGATTGGTGCTGATGACCAGCATCACCTTCGCCGTGGGGGCGGTGAAACTCGCCCGCCAGCAAGTGCTGGTGCAGGAGCTTCCGGCCGTCGAGGGACTGGCACGCGTGGACATCATCTGCCTGGACAAGACCGGCACACTCACCCAAGGCGACATCGTTTTCGACGCCGCGCATCCCCTGAGCGCCCGTGAAGGGTGGGAGTCTGTGCTCTCCTGGTACGGAGTGCAGAAGGATGCCAACGCAACGGCCCGGAGCCTCGCCGGGCACTTCACTGAGCCGTCTGGCGCCCCACTTGACCGGGTGCCCTTCTCGTCCGCCCGCAAGTGGAGCGCGGTAATTTTCGACGACGGAATGTGGATCCTGGGCGGCCCCGAAATGGTCTTTCCAGCACGCAACTCGGCTGATCCCGTGCTTCAGCAGCTCGCCATCCAGGCCGCCGAGTTGGCGACGACGGGCCGACGCACGCTGGTCCTTGCCCACGGCACACCCACCGACGACGAGACCGTCCCAGCAGACGCCGTCCCGGTGGTGCTTTTGACGTTCAAGGAGAACATCCGTCCCGATGCTGCGGAGACGCTCACGTACTTCGCCGCCCAGGATGTTGACGTCCGGATCATTTCGGGTGACAACCCGCAGACCGTGGCTGCGATCGCCCGCGAGGTTGGCCTGGATGCACCGCATGGCTTTGATGCCCGCGAGTTGCCGGACGATGACCAGGAATTCCTGGAGGTCATCAACAACAACGTTGTTTTCGGCCGGGTCACCCCGGACCAGAAGAAGCGGATCGTGGTGGCGTTGAAGGCGGCCGGCCATACGGTGGCCATGACCGGCGACGGGGTGAACGACGCCTTGGCCATCAAGGAGGCCGATATCGGTGTCGCCATGAACTCAGGTGCCGCCGCTACCAAGGCTGTTGCCCGTTTGGTACTCCTTGATGGGAAGTTCTCACACCTGCCCAGCGTCGTGGCTGAAGGCCGGCAGGTCATCGCCAACATCGAGCGCGTCTCCATGCTGTTCCTCACCAAGACCGCCTACGCAACCTTCCTTGCCATCTCCTTCGGCATCCTCCTGCTGCCGTTCCCGTTCCTTCCACGGCAGCTCTCGGTAACGGACGGCCTGACCATCGGCATTCCGGCGTTCTTCCTGGCATTGCTGCCCAACGCCCAGCGTTATATTCCGGGTTTCCTCCGGCGATCCCTGACCTTCGCCGTGCCGGCGGGTGTATCAGTGACCCTGGGCCTTGCCTCCTACGCCCGGCTCGCGGCCAATCTGCAGATTCCGGAAGCCGAGATCAGGACCGGGTCCACCCTCATCCTGGCGATCATCGGTATCTGGATCCTCGTGGTGCTGTCGCGCCCTGTCACCCGGTTCAAGGGGCTGGTGATCGGCGCCATGATGATCGGGCTGGTCCTGGTCTACTCAGTACCGATCGCCCGCGACTTCCTGCAGTTCACCGATCCGACGCTGCCCACGGCGCTACTGGTCCTGGGAACATCGGCGGCCTGTATCGCGCTGATCGAGATCGTCCGCTTTGTTCACCGCCGGGTTGCGTACCGGGACGCCCAGGAAGCCCTGCATCAGCGGGTCTCAAATCAGCGCGTCCCGAAGTAG
- a CDS encoding alkaline phosphatase: protein MENISRRSLISAGLGAGLVAALPQTAVAVSTADDAGLRTDPFTLGIASGEPWPDGFVIWTRLAVNPVAEDGLGSMPSRNVAVAWEVAEDPAMRRVVARGVEHARIETAHSVHVELKGLRPGREYFYRFRTGRHVSEIGRTLTSPAPGETPAALAMAFASCAQYEHGYFTAYKRLAEDHPDLVLHLGDYLYEYKKDSYVIGGGNPRDHEGPETVSLAGYRQRHAQYKADADLQAAHAIAPWLVVWDDHEVDNNWADDIPENSDPGQLNDTTEHFRQRRSAAFQAYYENMPLRASSVPAGFDMKIYRTIQWGQLANFHMMDTRQYRDDQLAGDGWRKNVAERLAENRTITGAEQEKWLLDGFKNSTQRWDILGQQVFFAERDRDKAPEIDDVSMDGWDGYAASRRRITQGWVDAKVRNAVVLTGDVHRHWATDLKVDYKDPAGAVVGSELVCSSITSTGDGNGSTTDPTMAWNPHLKFYNDNRGYVNTRITRDAMTADFRVLDYVTTPGAPVSTRKSFTITDGVPGLA, encoded by the coding sequence ATGGAAAACATCTCCCGCAGGTCCCTCATCTCAGCCGGGCTCGGGGCTGGACTCGTCGCCGCGTTGCCGCAGACCGCCGTCGCGGTTTCAACAGCGGACGACGCCGGTCTCCGCACCGATCCGTTCACGCTTGGCATCGCGTCGGGCGAACCGTGGCCCGACGGCTTCGTGATCTGGACGCGCCTGGCGGTGAATCCCGTGGCCGAAGACGGCTTGGGCAGCATGCCTTCCCGCAACGTCGCCGTCGCGTGGGAGGTCGCAGAAGACCCCGCGATGCGCCGGGTAGTAGCCCGCGGCGTCGAACATGCCAGGATCGAAACCGCCCACTCGGTGCACGTCGAACTGAAGGGCCTCCGGCCGGGCCGGGAGTACTTCTACCGTTTCCGCACCGGACGGCACGTGAGCGAAATTGGCCGCACGCTGACAAGCCCAGCGCCCGGCGAGACGCCCGCCGCGCTGGCCATGGCATTCGCCAGCTGCGCCCAGTACGAGCACGGCTACTTCACTGCGTACAAACGCCTGGCCGAGGACCACCCGGACCTGGTGCTGCACTTGGGCGACTACCTCTACGAATACAAGAAGGACAGTTACGTGATCGGCGGCGGCAACCCCCGCGATCATGAGGGACCGGAGACCGTCAGCCTCGCGGGCTACCGACAGCGGCACGCACAGTACAAGGCCGACGCCGATCTGCAGGCTGCGCATGCCATCGCGCCGTGGCTGGTGGTGTGGGACGACCACGAGGTGGACAACAACTGGGCCGATGACATCCCCGAGAACAGCGATCCCGGCCAACTCAATGACACCACGGAGCATTTCCGTCAGCGTCGATCGGCAGCATTCCAGGCGTACTACGAGAACATGCCCCTGCGAGCGTCCTCGGTCCCTGCCGGGTTCGACATGAAGATCTACCGCACCATCCAATGGGGCCAGCTGGCCAACTTCCACATGATGGACACCCGCCAGTACCGGGACGACCAGCTGGCAGGTGACGGCTGGCGGAAGAACGTCGCCGAGCGCCTGGCCGAAAACCGCACCATCACCGGCGCCGAGCAGGAGAAGTGGCTGCTGGACGGCTTCAAGAACTCCACTCAGCGCTGGGACATCCTGGGCCAGCAGGTCTTCTTCGCCGAACGGGACCGCGACAAGGCGCCGGAGATCGACGACGTCTCCATGGATGGCTGGGACGGTTACGCCGCCTCCCGCCGCCGCATCACCCAAGGCTGGGTGGACGCCAAGGTGCGCAACGCCGTCGTACTTACCGGCGACGTCCACCGCCACTGGGCCACCGACCTCAAAGTGGACTACAAGGACCCGGCGGGGGCGGTGGTCGGCTCGGAACTGGTGTGCTCGTCCATCACCTCCACCGGCGACGGCAATGGCTCCACCACCGACCCCACCATGGCGTGGAACCCGCACCTGAAGTTCTACAACGACAACCGCGGCTACGTGAACACGCGCATCACCAGGGACGCCATGACCGCGGACTTCCGTGTGCTGGACTACGTCACCACACCGGGGGCACCGGTCAGCACAAGGAAGTCCTTCACGATCACCGACGGCGTGCCGGGGCTCGCCTGA
- a CDS encoding putative toxin — MSKLRFPDSMERVNGVLTGNVVEVKNVKEFRMTPQIRDFMTYSKHGDATKPAGT; from the coding sequence ATGAGCAAATTGCGGTTCCCGGACTCCATGGAACGAGTGAACGGTGTCCTCACCGGAAACGTAGTTGAAGTCAAGAACGTTAAAGAGTTCAGGATGACACCGCAGATCCGAGATTTCATGACGTACTCCAAGCATGGCGATGCCACTAAGCCAGCGGGAACGTAG